The Puntigrus tetrazona isolate hp1 chromosome 16, ASM1883169v1, whole genome shotgun sequence genome includes a region encoding these proteins:
- the vamp1b gene encoding vesicle-associated membrane protein 2 isoform X2, with protein MSAADDANPAGAPGGAGPPAPPPNTTSNRRLQQTQAQVEEVVDIMRVNVDKVLERDQKLSELDDRADALQAGASQFESCAAKLKNKYWWKNCKMMIIMGVIGVIFIGIIFLYFFS; from the exons at GTCTGCCGCAGATGATGCCAATCCAGCAGGTGCTCCTGGAGGAGCTGGACCTCCTGCACCGCCTCCGAACACCACCAGCAACCGCCGACTGCAACAGACGCAAGCACAAGTggaggag GTGGTGGATATTATGCGTGTGAATGTGGATAAGGTTCTGGAGAGGGACCAGAAGCTCTCTGAGCTGGACGACAGGGCGGATGCTCTGCAGGCCGGGGCGTCACAGTTCGAAAGCTGTGCCGCCAAACTCAAGAACAAATACTGGTGGAAGAATTGCAAG ATGATGATTATTATGGGTGTCATTGGAGTCATCTTCATTGGAATCATTTTCT TGTATTTCTTCTCTTGA
- the vamp1b gene encoding vesicle-associated membrane protein 2 isoform X1 has protein sequence MSRSAADDANPAGAPGGAGPPAPPPNTTSNRRLQQTQAQVEEVVDIMRVNVDKVLERDQKLSELDDRADALQAGASQFESCAAKLKNKYWWKNCKMMIIMGVIGVIFIGIIFLYFFS, from the exons ATGTCCAGGTCTGCCGCAGATGATGCCAATCCAGCAGGTGCTCCTGGAGGAGCTGGACCTCCTGCACCGCCTCCGAACACCACCAGCAACCGCCGACTGCAACAGACGCAAGCACAAGTggaggag GTGGTGGATATTATGCGTGTGAATGTGGATAAGGTTCTGGAGAGGGACCAGAAGCTCTCTGAGCTGGACGACAGGGCGGATGCTCTGCAGGCCGGGGCGTCACAGTTCGAAAGCTGTGCCGCCAAACTCAAGAACAAATACTGGTGGAAGAATTGCAAG ATGATGATTATTATGGGTGTCATTGGAGTCATCTTCATTGGAATCATTTTCT TGTATTTCTTCTCTTGA
- the tapbpl gene encoding tapasin-related protein isoform X1, translated as MFTILVFLSLVCGLEGADVVLSCSLIEEGGGTGGMMSGAMFTRTPSTLVFRDLVGNQGLSEELVTPYEPPETPNADDLIFELSLRSIQIPNADLLLHADCNEQEVVCEVSRYVPRGADLDSLPAHFIGSVQLDGGGLSLTLVLQTLHSETQSDTQPLIQSKLDLPLSQSGTLQTEVVFVVFSRVPSIAAPIGGDVLLDCGFRQKESVPGQDVALEWRIQHRGNGRKILDMKARQTEADVGQDPVFVDREGASAEADLLVRDGNASLTLRRLKVSDEGTYICTVGSGEFQTQQIVHLHITQPPRITLSEEKLIFQDTTPQKLSCHCHRYYPLDVQVEWFSQEPSEEEPVSLSKDSSLSSHRQHSDGTYSLSSHLTLRPGENPPGTVITCRVSHSTLETPTDVALTVDKPEPQTVLWTIVLMLVISVFFLYQAFKGAEN; from the exons ATGTTTACCATCCTAGTCTTCCTTTCGTTGGTCTGTG GGCTGGAGGGGGCGGATGTGGTCCTGTCCTGCTCTCTGATCGAGGAAGGGGGCGGGACGGGGGGCATGATGAGCGGGGCGATGTTCACGCGCACTCCCTCCACTCTCGTCTTCAGGGATCTTGTAGGAAATCAGGGTCTGTCAGAGGAGCTCGTGACCCCGTACGAGCCCCCCGAGACCCCCAACGCTGACGACCTCATCTTTGAGTTGTCCT TGCGATCCATTCAGATTCCTAATGCAGACCTGCTTCTTCATGCTGATTGCAATGAACAGGAAGTGGTTTGTGAGGTCAGCCGTTATGTTCCTCGTGGTGCTGATCTGGATTCTCTTCCTGCTCATTTCATTGGCTCGGTTCAGCTGGATGGTGGCGGCCTCAGCCTTACTCTGGTGCTGCAGACCCTTCACAGTGAGACTCAGTCTGACACACAACCACTCATACAGAGTAAACTAGACCTGcctctcagccaatcaggaaCGTTACAGACAGAgg TGGTGTTCGTGGTGTTTTCGCGCGTGCCGTCCATCGCGGCTCCGATCGGAGGTGACGTTCTGCTGGACTGTGGCTTCAGACAGAAGGAGTCCGTCCCTGGACAGGATGTGGCCCTGGAGTGGCGCATACAGCACAGAGGAAACGGCCGCAAAATACTTGACATGAAAGCCAGGCAAACCGAGGCAGACGTGGGACAAGATC CAGTATTCGTGGACCGGGAAGGCGCGAGCGCTGAAGCAGATCTTCTGGTGAGGGACGGTAACGCGTCTCTGACTCTGAGGAGGTTGAAGGTCTCGGATGAAGGCACATACATCTGTACTGTGGGCTCTGGGGAGTTTCAGACTCAACAGATCGTGCACCTGCACATCACAC AACCTCCTCGTATCACGCTGTCTGAGGAGAAATTGATATTTCAGGACACGACACCCCAGAAACTGAGCTGCCATTGTCATCGCTACTATCCTCTGGACGTGCAG GTGGAGTGGTTTTCCCAGGAGCCCTCTGAAGAAGAACCCGTCTCTTTGTCGAAAGACTCCTCCCTCTCCAGTCACCGGCAGCACAGCGATGGAACGTATTCCCTCTCCTCTCACCTCACCCTACGACCCGGAGAAAACCCACCCGGGACCGTTATCACCTGTAGGGTGTCTCACTCCACCCTGGAAACGCCGACTGACGTCGCTCTGACTGTGGACAAACCTGAGCCAC AAACAGTCTTGTGGACAATAGTCTTGATGCTGGtgatatcagttttttttttgtatcaagCATTCAAAGGTGCAG agAACTGA
- the tapbpl gene encoding tapasin-related protein isoform X2 yields MFTILVFLSLVCGLEGADVVLSCSLIEEGGGTGGMMSGAMFTRTPSTLVFRDLVGNQGLSEELVTPYEPPETPNADDLIFELSLRSIQIPNADLLLHADCNEQEVVCEVSRYVPRGADLDSLPAHFIGSVQLDGGGLSLTLVLQTLHSETQSDTQPLIQSKLDLPLSQSGTLQTEVVFVVFSRVPSIAAPIGGDVLLDCGFRQKESVPGQDVALEWRIQHRGNGRKILDMKARQTEADVGQDLFVDREGASAEADLLVRDGNASLTLRRLKVSDEGTYICTVGSGEFQTQQIVHLHITQPPRITLSEEKLIFQDTTPQKLSCHCHRYYPLDVQVEWFSQEPSEEEPVSLSKDSSLSSHRQHSDGTYSLSSHLTLRPGENPPGTVITCRVSHSTLETPTDVALTVDKPEPQTVLWTIVLMLVISVFFLYQAFKGAEN; encoded by the exons ATGTTTACCATCCTAGTCTTCCTTTCGTTGGTCTGTG GGCTGGAGGGGGCGGATGTGGTCCTGTCCTGCTCTCTGATCGAGGAAGGGGGCGGGACGGGGGGCATGATGAGCGGGGCGATGTTCACGCGCACTCCCTCCACTCTCGTCTTCAGGGATCTTGTAGGAAATCAGGGTCTGTCAGAGGAGCTCGTGACCCCGTACGAGCCCCCCGAGACCCCCAACGCTGACGACCTCATCTTTGAGTTGTCCT TGCGATCCATTCAGATTCCTAATGCAGACCTGCTTCTTCATGCTGATTGCAATGAACAGGAAGTGGTTTGTGAGGTCAGCCGTTATGTTCCTCGTGGTGCTGATCTGGATTCTCTTCCTGCTCATTTCATTGGCTCGGTTCAGCTGGATGGTGGCGGCCTCAGCCTTACTCTGGTGCTGCAGACCCTTCACAGTGAGACTCAGTCTGACACACAACCACTCATACAGAGTAAACTAGACCTGcctctcagccaatcaggaaCGTTACAGACAGAgg TGGTGTTCGTGGTGTTTTCGCGCGTGCCGTCCATCGCGGCTCCGATCGGAGGTGACGTTCTGCTGGACTGTGGCTTCAGACAGAAGGAGTCCGTCCCTGGACAGGATGTGGCCCTGGAGTGGCGCATACAGCACAGAGGAAACGGCCGCAAAATACTTGACATGAAAGCCAGGCAAACCGAGGCAGACGTGGGACAAGATC TATTCGTGGACCGGGAAGGCGCGAGCGCTGAAGCAGATCTTCTGGTGAGGGACGGTAACGCGTCTCTGACTCTGAGGAGGTTGAAGGTCTCGGATGAAGGCACATACATCTGTACTGTGGGCTCTGGGGAGTTTCAGACTCAACAGATCGTGCACCTGCACATCACAC AACCTCCTCGTATCACGCTGTCTGAGGAGAAATTGATATTTCAGGACACGACACCCCAGAAACTGAGCTGCCATTGTCATCGCTACTATCCTCTGGACGTGCAG GTGGAGTGGTTTTCCCAGGAGCCCTCTGAAGAAGAACCCGTCTCTTTGTCGAAAGACTCCTCCCTCTCCAGTCACCGGCAGCACAGCGATGGAACGTATTCCCTCTCCTCTCACCTCACCCTACGACCCGGAGAAAACCCACCCGGGACCGTTATCACCTGTAGGGTGTCTCACTCCACCCTGGAAACGCCGACTGACGTCGCTCTGACTGTGGACAAACCTGAGCCAC AAACAGTCTTGTGGACAATAGTCTTGATGCTGGtgatatcagttttttttttgtatcaagCATTCAAAGGTGCAG agAACTGA
- the grhl2a gene encoding grainyhead-like transcription factor 2a isoform X2 — MAQEENKRLVVVVPNEMNIPSRRAFTSEDEAWKSYLENPLTAATKAMMSINGDEDSVAALGLLYDYYKVPKEKRLLPVPKLPEDHEKSRIGQDGLESAENRIQVLKSLPVNLSLNTDVHSAENKPDLFGPVAVEDGVVATVKAEVYAQAFSNHHQPQGVQYQRMTYHQPLPDPAGISHDGYMKDEQCSTPDSTFEDSYPEETMYRVPTTLGAEDFSQEHSGIDMFQYSIEASRSAREKAGEGPMIYLNKGQFYGITLSETGANKGLRHPISKVRSVVMVVFGQEKCRDEQLKHWNYWHSRQHTAKQRVLDIADYKESFSTIGNIEEIAYNAVSFTWDVNEEAKVFITVNCLSTDFSSQKGVKGLPLMIQIDTYSYNNRSNRPIHRAYSQIKVFCDKGAERKIRDEEKKQLRKKVKGQAVGHQGHDGKRGSFSTLAQKRPDITLFKTITDLESQPVLFIPDVHLNNLQRAGQVFSFGVEEMESDGVAMKRPFRSSEEDVSPPAKHSRDERRVLLYVRRETDEVFDALMLRSPTLKSLLEAISGKYSVPVEKMTKIYKRSKKGILVNMDDNIIAHYCNEDTFILSIDNQVDCFRVTLTEI, encoded by the exons ATGGCTCAGGAGGAGAA TAAGCGTCTGGTGGTGGTGGTCCCTAATGAGATGAATATTCCATCACGCCGTGCCTTCACAAGTGAAGATGAGGCATGGAAATCTTACCTGGAGAATCCCCTGACTGCTGCCACCAAGGCCATGATGAGCATCAATGGAGATGAAGACAGCGTGGCTGCCCTTGGACTCCTTTATGATTACTATAAG GTTCCTAAAGAGAAGAGGCTCTTACCAGTACCCAAACTTCCAGAAGATCATGAAAAGAG CCGGATCGGTCAAGATGGCCTCGAGTCGGCAGAAAATCGAATCCAGGTCCTGAAGTCACTTCCTGTCAACCTGTCGTTGAATACTGACGTGCACAGTGCAGAAAATAAACCAGACCTGTTCGGTCCAGTGGCAGTTGAGGATGGTGTCGTGGCCACTGTGAAAGCTGAGGTTTACGCTCAGGCCTTCTCCAACCATCACCAGCCGCAGGGGGTCCAGTATCAGCGCATGACCTACCATCAGCCTTTACCAGATCCAGCGGGCATCAGCCACGACGGATACATGAAGGACGAACAGTGCAGTACGCCAGACAGCACCTTTGAGGACTCCTACCCAGAGGAGACTATG TACAGGGTGCCCACCACACTAGGGGCAGAAGATTTCTCCCAGGAGCATTCAGGGAT AGACATGTTTCAGTACAGTATAGAAGCGAGTCGTTCGGCCCGTGAGAAGGCCGGCGAGGGGCCCATGATCTACCTGAACAAGGGCCAGTTCTACGGCATCACTCTCAGTGAGACCGGGGCCAACAAGGGCCTTCGACATCCCATCAGTAAAGTGCGG AGTGTAGTGATGGTGGTGTTCGGACAGGAGAAATGTCGAGATGAGCAGCTAAAGCACTGGAACTATTGGCACTCCCGTCAGCACACGGCCAAACAGAGAGTCCTTGACATAG CTGACTACAAAGAGAGCTTCAGCACCATTGGCAACATTGAAGAAATCGCTTACAATGCTGTGTCCTTCACCTGGGACGTCAACGAGGAGGCAAAG GTTTTCATTACGGTGAACTGTCTGAGCACCGACTTCTCCTCACAGAAGGGAGTCAAAGGTCTTCCTCTTATGATCCAGATTGACACGTACAGTTACAACAACAGGAGCAACAGACCCATTCACAGAGCCTACTCCCAGATCAAGGTCTTCTGTGACAAG GGAGCAGAACGAAAAATTCGTGACGAGGAGAAAAAGCAGCTTCGgaaaaaggtcaaaggtcaagccGTTGGCCACCAGGGTCACGACG GTAAGAGAGGAAGCTTCTCCACTTTAGCTCAAAAGAGGCCAGATATTACGCTCTTTAAAACCATAACAGACCTGGAGTCCCAGCCTGTCCTGTTCATACCCGACGTCCATTTGAACAACCTCCAGAGAGCGGGTCAG GTGTTCAGTTTTGGTGTTGAAGAAATGGAGAGTGATGG TGTGGCCATGAAAAGACCGTTCCGGTCATCAGAAGAAGACGTTTCTCCACCCGCCAAACACAGCAGGGATGAAAGAAGAG TCCTGCTGTACGTAAGAAGAGAAACCGATGAGGTCTTTGACGCCCTGATGCTAAGGTCCCCAACACTGAAAAGTCTGCTTGAGGCA aTATCAGGCAAATATTCTGTTCCTGTGGagaaaatgactaaaatctATAAGAGAAGCAAGAAAGG TATCCTGGTCAACATGGACGACAACATCATTGCGCACTACTGCAACGAGGACACCTTCATCCTTTCCATCGACAATCAAGTGGACTGTTTTCGGGTGACCCTTACTGAAATTTAA
- the grhl2a gene encoding grainyhead-like transcription factor 2a isoform X1: protein MAQEENKRLVVVVPNEMNIPSRRAFTSEDEAWKSYLENPLTAATKAMMSINGDEDSVAALGLLYDYYKVPKEKRLLPVPKLPEDHEKSRIGQDGLESAENRIQVLKSLPVNLSLNTDVHSAENKPDLFGPVAVEDGVVATVKAEVYAQAFSNHHQPQGVQYQRMTYHQPLPDPAGISHDGYMKDEQCSTPDSTFEDSYPEETMKYRVPTTLGAEDFSQEHSGIDMFQYSIEASRSAREKAGEGPMIYLNKGQFYGITLSETGANKGLRHPISKVRSVVMVVFGQEKCRDEQLKHWNYWHSRQHTAKQRVLDIADYKESFSTIGNIEEIAYNAVSFTWDVNEEAKVFITVNCLSTDFSSQKGVKGLPLMIQIDTYSYNNRSNRPIHRAYSQIKVFCDKGAERKIRDEEKKQLRKKVKGQAVGHQGHDGKRGSFSTLAQKRPDITLFKTITDLESQPVLFIPDVHLNNLQRAGQVFSFGVEEMESDGVAMKRPFRSSEEDVSPPAKHSRDERRVLLYVRRETDEVFDALMLRSPTLKSLLEAISGKYSVPVEKMTKIYKRSKKGILVNMDDNIIAHYCNEDTFILSIDNQVDCFRVTLTEI from the exons ATGGCTCAGGAGGAGAA TAAGCGTCTGGTGGTGGTGGTCCCTAATGAGATGAATATTCCATCACGCCGTGCCTTCACAAGTGAAGATGAGGCATGGAAATCTTACCTGGAGAATCCCCTGACTGCTGCCACCAAGGCCATGATGAGCATCAATGGAGATGAAGACAGCGTGGCTGCCCTTGGACTCCTTTATGATTACTATAAG GTTCCTAAAGAGAAGAGGCTCTTACCAGTACCCAAACTTCCAGAAGATCATGAAAAGAG CCGGATCGGTCAAGATGGCCTCGAGTCGGCAGAAAATCGAATCCAGGTCCTGAAGTCACTTCCTGTCAACCTGTCGTTGAATACTGACGTGCACAGTGCAGAAAATAAACCAGACCTGTTCGGTCCAGTGGCAGTTGAGGATGGTGTCGTGGCCACTGTGAAAGCTGAGGTTTACGCTCAGGCCTTCTCCAACCATCACCAGCCGCAGGGGGTCCAGTATCAGCGCATGACCTACCATCAGCCTTTACCAGATCCAGCGGGCATCAGCCACGACGGATACATGAAGGACGAACAGTGCAGTACGCCAGACAGCACCTTTGAGGACTCCTACCCAGAGGAGACTATG AAGTACAGGGTGCCCACCACACTAGGGGCAGAAGATTTCTCCCAGGAGCATTCAGGGAT AGACATGTTTCAGTACAGTATAGAAGCGAGTCGTTCGGCCCGTGAGAAGGCCGGCGAGGGGCCCATGATCTACCTGAACAAGGGCCAGTTCTACGGCATCACTCTCAGTGAGACCGGGGCCAACAAGGGCCTTCGACATCCCATCAGTAAAGTGCGG AGTGTAGTGATGGTGGTGTTCGGACAGGAGAAATGTCGAGATGAGCAGCTAAAGCACTGGAACTATTGGCACTCCCGTCAGCACACGGCCAAACAGAGAGTCCTTGACATAG CTGACTACAAAGAGAGCTTCAGCACCATTGGCAACATTGAAGAAATCGCTTACAATGCTGTGTCCTTCACCTGGGACGTCAACGAGGAGGCAAAG GTTTTCATTACGGTGAACTGTCTGAGCACCGACTTCTCCTCACAGAAGGGAGTCAAAGGTCTTCCTCTTATGATCCAGATTGACACGTACAGTTACAACAACAGGAGCAACAGACCCATTCACAGAGCCTACTCCCAGATCAAGGTCTTCTGTGACAAG GGAGCAGAACGAAAAATTCGTGACGAGGAGAAAAAGCAGCTTCGgaaaaaggtcaaaggtcaagccGTTGGCCACCAGGGTCACGACG GTAAGAGAGGAAGCTTCTCCACTTTAGCTCAAAAGAGGCCAGATATTACGCTCTTTAAAACCATAACAGACCTGGAGTCCCAGCCTGTCCTGTTCATACCCGACGTCCATTTGAACAACCTCCAGAGAGCGGGTCAG GTGTTCAGTTTTGGTGTTGAAGAAATGGAGAGTGATGG TGTGGCCATGAAAAGACCGTTCCGGTCATCAGAAGAAGACGTTTCTCCACCCGCCAAACACAGCAGGGATGAAAGAAGAG TCCTGCTGTACGTAAGAAGAGAAACCGATGAGGTCTTTGACGCCCTGATGCTAAGGTCCCCAACACTGAAAAGTCTGCTTGAGGCA aTATCAGGCAAATATTCTGTTCCTGTGGagaaaatgactaaaatctATAAGAGAAGCAAGAAAGG TATCCTGGTCAACATGGACGACAACATCATTGCGCACTACTGCAACGAGGACACCTTCATCCTTTCCATCGACAATCAAGTGGACTGTTTTCGGGTGACCCTTACTGAAATTTAA